From a region of the Argiope bruennichi chromosome 8, qqArgBrue1.1, whole genome shotgun sequence genome:
- the LOC129981685 gene encoding transmembrane inner ear expressed protein-like: MALLVSFLPVSDAHECICDDVSQTHTLPEPDWLETEVVAGFRVWQILFLVCAGLGTLVVVVCCMTRWRIPHTRQEIEANHRRNQITQLFRCHLDRIPVDEVDLLWALDIVKAAVERRKSRKRPSEGAEEQPEDELKPKQLPLMQRIKNVFVKPPLVEFSDDESKSNSTVDNCSL, encoded by the exons gAATGTATATGTGATGACGTATCACAAACTCATACACTTCCAGAACCAGACTGGCTAGAGACTGAAGTGGTGGCTGGTTTCCGTGTGTGGCAGATTCTCTTCTTAGTATGTGCGGGACTTGGCACTCTTG TGGTTGTGGTTTGTTGCATGACTCGTTGGCGTATTCCTCACACTCGCCAAGAGATCGAAGCCAATCATCGACGCAACCAAATCACTCAACTCTTCCGATGTCATTTGGATCGAATCCCTGTGGATGAAGTAGATCTTCTTTGGG CACTGGACATAGTAAAAGCAGCGGTAGAGAGGCGGAAATCCCGGAAGAGGCCCAGCGAAGGTGCGGAAGAACAACCCGAGGACGAGCTAAAGCCCAAGCAACTTCCACTCATGCAGAGAATAAAGAATGTCTTCGTGAAACCTCCTTTGGTAGAATTCAGCGACGATGAGTCCAAAAGCAATAGCACCGTTGACAATTGCTCATTATAG